Proteins co-encoded in one Sporosarcina sp. FSL K6-1522 genomic window:
- a CDS encoding succinylglutamate desuccinylase/aspartoacylase family protein: protein MEVQTKTERKYEEVFVTHLSNGEKLTLPIHTITGAQPGPILGISAAIHGDEIIGTEIIRRVYDQIDESNLSGTVLLLPIANPLAFESVSRNTPMDMNNLNRLFPGTEKGWISEVLANSITKNFLDKVEYYIDLHAGGAVPIVDYVYIQNDESLSRAFNFPLLYRPSNPYEGTTATYTMSKGIPSITVEVGGGPNFEKDIERGVQGIINSMKHLKMIPGTPVKKEDQTVLTEIKLIRPEHGGLLVPAYDFDYVGKEIVGKQVLAKIYNPKTFELVETIETPFERNVIVQMRGLLATINPGDYSFMIGNLDTAEPNK, encoded by the coding sequence ATGGAAGTGCAAACAAAAACAGAAAGAAAATACGAAGAGGTATTTGTAACACATTTATCAAACGGAGAAAAATTGACATTACCAATACACACAATCACTGGAGCACAACCAGGGCCGATATTGGGAATTTCAGCTGCCATTCATGGAGATGAAATTATAGGAACGGAGATCATAAGAAGAGTTTACGATCAAATAGATGAATCCAATCTAAGTGGAACAGTGCTTTTATTACCGATAGCAAATCCTTTAGCATTTGAAAGTGTATCGCGTAATACTCCTATGGACATGAATAATTTAAACAGACTTTTCCCAGGTACAGAAAAGGGATGGATCAGTGAAGTGCTTGCTAATAGTATTACGAAGAACTTTTTGGACAAAGTGGAGTATTATATCGATTTGCATGCTGGCGGGGCAGTTCCTATTGTGGACTACGTGTACATTCAAAACGATGAGTCACTTTCAAGAGCATTCAATTTTCCACTCCTTTATCGTCCGTCGAATCCATATGAAGGAACGACTGCTACTTACACAATGAGTAAAGGGATCCCAAGTATAACAGTAGAAGTCGGTGGCGGTCCGAACTTTGAAAAAGACATTGAAAGAGGCGTACAAGGAATTATTAATAGTATGAAACATTTGAAGATGATACCTGGAACACCAGTGAAAAAAGAGGATCAAACGGTTCTTACTGAAATAAAACTAATTCGACCTGAACATGGAGGATTATTAGTTCCAGCATATGATTTTGACTACGTAGGAAAAGAAATCGTAGGAAAACAAGTGCTTGCTAAGATATACAATCCGAAAACATTTGAATTAGTAGAAACGATTGAAACGCCATTCGAGCGGAATGTTATTGTTCAAATGAGAGGGTTACTGGCTACGATAAACCCAGGTGATTATTCATTTATGATAGGGAATCTAGATACGGCAGAGCCGAATAAATGA
- the nikC gene encoding nickel transporter permease → MEMEANSSIESKKTKLHKVKKIKVIDIFNYLWQSKSVFFGGIIVAIVIVCAIFAPFISTHDPFEMNMSNGLLKPGENGHILGTDQYGRDLFTRLIYGARVSLKVGIFAVLISMSIGVTLGLIAGYYGGIIDSIIMRIVDIFLSFPVILLAIALVASLGPGINSVILALGLVYWTNYARVVRANVLSIKEEEYIQAAKTIGSSDFRIIFFNILPNSWAPIIVIATLGLGVAIVSEATLSFLGLGIQPPEASWGWTLAFGMKYIRESFYLSLYPGIAIMITVLGFNLLGDGIRDLTDTKLKRR, encoded by the coding sequence ATGGAGATGGAAGCAAACAGCAGCATAGAATCGAAAAAAACTAAATTGCACAAAGTAAAAAAGATTAAGGTTATCGATATATTCAATTATTTGTGGCAAAGTAAGTCCGTTTTTTTTGGTGGAATAATTGTAGCGATTGTTATAGTTTGTGCAATATTTGCTCCGTTCATATCGACACATGATCCATTCGAGATGAATATGAGTAATGGGCTATTAAAACCAGGAGAGAACGGCCATATTTTAGGTACCGATCAATATGGAAGAGATTTATTTACAAGATTAATATATGGAGCTAGAGTTTCTTTGAAAGTTGGGATTTTCGCTGTTCTAATTTCGATGAGTATAGGTGTGACACTGGGATTAATTGCAGGATACTATGGTGGGATTATTGATAGCATCATTATGAGAATCGTTGATATTTTTCTATCTTTCCCTGTAATTCTATTAGCGATTGCTTTGGTTGCTTCATTGGGACCTGGTATTAACAGCGTAATTTTAGCGCTCGGTCTTGTATATTGGACCAACTATGCGCGGGTAGTAAGGGCAAATGTGCTGTCCATTAAAGAAGAAGAATATATTCAGGCGGCTAAAACAATTGGGTCTTCAGATTTCAGAATTATCTTTTTTAATATACTGCCGAATAGTTGGGCTCCTATTATTGTAATTGCAACGTTAGGTTTGGGTGTAGCAATTGTTTCAGAAGCTACCTTAAGTTTTTTAGGATTAGGCATTCAACCTCCGGAAGCGAGTTGGGGATGGACGTTGGCTTTTGGAATGAAGTACATTAGAGAATCTTTTTATCTGTCACTATATCCTGGAATCGCAATCATGATTACGGTCCTTGGATTTAACTTGTTGGGAGATGGAATTAGAGATTTAACGGATACGAAGTTGAAAAGGAGATAG
- a CDS encoding ABC transporter permease, with the protein MINFIFKRILQLIPVLLGISVLVFLLLYLIPGDPAMTLLGQDATVEEIDRFKEQMGLNEPFIVQLGVFLLKLVKGDLGDSIFQSMPVADIIMKHLPATLELATLALIIALIIAIPVGIISAVKQFSWVDYTSMFFAQLGVSIPVFWLGLMMILFFSVELNMLPSFGRGDPLFFSIAQTIKTGNLYYVVDSLKHIILPALALGLMSAAFITRMVRSAMLEVLKEDYIRTAEAKGVKGFFVVIKHAFRNALIPIVTIVGLQFGNLLGGAIVTETVFAWPGIGRLVITAIGQRDFPLVQGTVLVIALVFALINLVVDILYTLINPKIQQ; encoded by the coding sequence ATGATCAATTTTATATTTAAAAGAATACTGCAGCTGATTCCTGTTTTGCTGGGGATTTCTGTATTGGTTTTTCTACTACTCTATTTAATACCGGGCGATCCTGCGATGACCTTATTAGGACAAGATGCAACAGTGGAGGAAATAGACAGATTCAAAGAACAAATGGGACTTAATGAACCTTTTATTGTCCAATTGGGCGTTTTTTTACTAAAACTTGTAAAAGGGGATTTAGGGGATTCTATCTTTCAGAGTATGCCAGTCGCTGATATTATAATGAAGCATTTGCCAGCAACATTAGAACTTGCAACACTTGCTTTAATAATTGCCCTGATAATTGCTATTCCGGTAGGAATCATTTCAGCAGTAAAGCAGTTTTCATGGGTAGATTATACGAGTATGTTTTTTGCGCAATTAGGTGTATCTATTCCTGTATTTTGGTTAGGTTTAATGATGATTTTGTTCTTCTCTGTAGAACTAAATATGCTACCATCTTTTGGACGTGGTGACCCTTTATTCTTCTCGATTGCTCAAACGATAAAAACAGGAAATCTCTATTATGTAGTAGATAGTTTGAAGCATATCATATTGCCAGCTTTAGCATTGGGATTAATGAGTGCTGCTTTTATTACTAGGATGGTTAGGTCAGCCATGTTGGAAGTTCTAAAAGAAGATTATATTCGAACAGCCGAAGCAAAAGGTGTAAAGGGTTTCTTTGTTGTTATTAAACATGCATTTAGAAATGCTTTGATTCCTATTGTAACAATTGTGGGATTACAATTCGGAAACTTGTTAGGCGGGGCAATCGTAACTGAAACGGTATTTGCTTGGCCGGGAATAGGTCGTCTAGTGATTACAGCAATTGGACAAAGGGACTTTCCATTAGTTCAAGGAACGGTTTTAGTAATCGCATTAGTATTTGCTTTGATAAATTTAGTAGTTGATATCCTTTACACTTTAATAAATCCGAAAATACAGCAGTAG
- a CDS encoding ABC transporter substrate-binding protein: protein MVALKKMRWLAIVIAVVMVISGCSYEDTNQGTSSEGSSAGANEIKVALDIDAVSTDPRLTNESAGKRVNELVYDGLVRLSNNLEPEPSLALEWSNPDSKTWIFKLRENVNFHDGEPLTAEDVKYTFDTLLDPEFQAPSLALYDPIESVEIIDEYTVQFNLSRPYAPLLSNLELGIVPKHIAEKEDKSLSSNPVGTGPYKMVKWEKNSEISFEKNESYWGGESKVSKITYYIIPDNSTRVASLESGDIDFIHSPLSPQDIERVKGNDKFNVVETQGLGFTYLNFNHQNELLSDVKVRQAISHLIDKEVISKSIYRDMDTPALSPLIPASWAFTEDVPVFGYDVEMSKKLFKEAGWEDTDGDGFYDKEGKRFEIKISTHSEDPNRIQTAEYLQNELEKNGIKVEVLTNEWPTFSTNMLEGKFDIALLGWLNLFDPDRAMYNQFHSQSGSNYGKYNNEKVDALLLSGRETLDQEKRKEIYNEIAQIVTEEVGYNVLLYQGYIAMYSKRIEGFTPNASGNLYGLRNAVLTE, encoded by the coding sequence ATGGTTGCTTTAAAAAAGATGAGATGGTTAGCGATAGTGATTGCGGTAGTTATGGTGATTTCAGGATGTAGCTATGAAGATACCAATCAAGGAACAAGTAGCGAGGGTTCTTCAGCTGGAGCGAATGAAATTAAAGTAGCATTGGATATTGATGCGGTTTCCACTGACCCGAGGCTGACGAATGAATCAGCAGGGAAAAGGGTCAATGAGCTGGTCTATGATGGGTTAGTTAGACTATCTAATAATTTAGAACCCGAACCTTCTTTGGCTTTAGAGTGGAGTAATCCGGATTCAAAAACATGGATTTTCAAATTAAGAGAAAATGTGAATTTTCATGATGGAGAGCCACTCACTGCTGAGGATGTGAAATATACGTTTGATACATTATTAGACCCAGAGTTTCAAGCGCCATCGCTTGCGCTTTATGATCCAATTGAATCTGTAGAGATTATAGATGAATATACAGTCCAATTCAATTTAAGCCGTCCATATGCTCCACTGTTAAGTAATCTTGAACTAGGAATTGTTCCGAAGCATATTGCCGAGAAAGAAGATAAGAGTTTATCTTCGAATCCAGTTGGGACAGGACCTTATAAAATGGTGAAATGGGAAAAGAACAGTGAAATCAGTTTCGAGAAAAATGAATCGTATTGGGGTGGAGAAAGTAAAGTATCAAAAATCACTTATTACATTATTCCAGATAATTCTACACGGGTAGCATCATTAGAATCTGGCGACATTGACTTTATTCATTCACCCCTATCTCCTCAAGATATTGAAAGAGTAAAAGGAAATGATAAATTTAATGTCGTTGAAACACAGGGCTTAGGATTTACTTACTTGAACTTCAATCATCAAAATGAATTGTTATCTGATGTGAAAGTTCGACAAGCGATTTCTCATTTAATAGATAAAGAAGTCATTTCAAAAAGCATTTATCGTGACATGGATACGCCGGCGTTATCTCCATTGATTCCAGCTTCATGGGCTTTTACAGAGGACGTACCGGTGTTTGGATATGACGTTGAAATGTCGAAGAAGTTATTTAAAGAAGCGGGCTGGGAAGATACAGATGGTGATGGGTTTTACGATAAAGAAGGAAAGCGTTTTGAAATAAAAATTTCTACGCATAGTGAGGATCCGAATCGAATTCAAACTGCCGAGTATTTGCAAAATGAACTCGAGAAGAATGGCATAAAAGTAGAGGTATTAACAAACGAATGGCCTACATTTAGTACGAATATGTTGGAAGGGAAATTTGATATTGCACTCTTGGGTTGGTTGAACTTATTCGATCCAGACAGGGCTATGTATAACCAATTTCATTCTCAAAGTGGATCTAACTATGGGAAATACAATAATGAAAAAGTCGATGCATTATTACTCTCTGGAAGAGAAACTTTGGATCAAGAAAAACGAAAAGAAATATACAATGAAATTGCTCAAATTGTAACGGAGGAAGTTGGATATAACGTTCTTTTATATCAAGGTTATATCGCGATGTATAGTAAACGTATAGAAGGCTTTACCCCTAATGCAAGTGGTAACCTGTATGGATTAAGAAATGCGGTATTAACAGAGTAA